GGTGGTTAGGCACACTCCTCATTTTGAGTATTGTGCGACTCACACGTATCAAATACGATAGCGCGCTCGGTCTCGTGCTATCTACGTTTTTCGGTTTTGGGTTGGTGCTACACACGCTTATCCAGCGCACCGGCAATGCGAATCAGGCGGGGTTAGATACGTTCCTCTTTGGACAAGCCGCGACAATTCTGGAGCGCGATGTCCTAACAATCGCTATACTCGGTGGCGTTGCACTCATGATTATGTTAGTTTTTTGGAAAGAGTTGAAACTGCTTGTTTTCGATGAAGGTTTCGCTGCATCTATCGGACTCCCAACCCGTACACTTGATATTTTGCTGACGAGCCTTCTTGTCATAGCGATTGTTCTTGGATTACAGGCGGTTGGCGCGGTGCTAATGAGCGCGATGCTTGTGGCCCCGGCAGTTGCCGCGAGACAGTGGACAAACCGACTCCGTCTGATGGTGTTTCTCGCTGGATGCTTTGGAGCACTCGCGGGTGTAAGCGGGACTATCATTAGTAGTACAGCGTCTCGCATCCCCACAGGTCCGACGATTGTGCTATGTGCAACGGTTGTGGTGGGATTCTCAATCGCTTTTGCCCCGAATCGTGGACTTGTATGGGGCCGGATACGGCATCAACGCAACAAGCGCGGTCTGAAAACGGCAGCAGATAGGTTATTGAAATAACCGCAGTAGGGGAGCGTATACAGCGCATGTTCCAAGGTCATTTTGATATCCAACTCATTGCGATTGTCACGGCGGTAGCGTGCGCCTTGCCCGGTGCATTTTTGGTGCTACGGCGGATGACCTTGATGAGCGACGCGATTAGCCACGCAATCCTTCCGGGTATCGTACTCGCCTTTTTTCTCACGGAGAGCCTATCATCGCCACTTCTGATTCTTGCTGCTGCGGGAATGGGGGTCCTCACCGTCTTTCTCGTTGAACTGCTACAACGGACAAAACTGGTAAAAGAGGATGCCGCGATCGGGTTGACATTCCCGGCTCTTTTCAGCGTCGGTGTGATCTTGATCTCCCGGTTTGCGGGGAATGTTCACTTGGATATGGATGCCGTTCTGCTCGGTGAACTCGCGTATGCACCGCTCAACGAACTGAAGGCTTTCGGATACGATCTCGGCCCTGTTTCCCTATATGTGATGGGCGCGATTCTTGTATTGAACCTTGTCTTTATCCTCCTATTTTACAAAGAATTGAAGTTGGCGACGTTTGACGCGAGTTTAGCCGCTACACTGGGATTTGCCCCGGCCCTTATCCACTACGGATTGATGACGTTGGTATCAATAACCACAGTCGGTGCGTTTGACGC
The Candidatus Poribacteria bacterium genome window above contains:
- a CDS encoding metal ABC transporter permease, whose translation is MENLSVLTHLDYTLMVVAIGAALLGTVSGALGTYAVLRRQSLLGDAISHAALPGIAIAFLLTGSKAPLILVLGAAIAGWLGTLLILSIVRLTRIKYDSALGLVLSTFFGFGLVLHTLIQRTGNANQAGLDTFLFGQAATILERDVLTIAILGGVALMIMLVFWKELKLLVFDEGFAASIGLPTRTLDILLTSLLVIAIVLGLQAVGAVLMSAMLVAPAVAARQWTNRLRLMVFLAGCFGALAGVSGTIISSTASRIPTGPTIVLCATVVVGFSIAFAPNRGLVWGRIRHQRNKRGLKTAADRLLK
- a CDS encoding metal ABC transporter permease gives rise to the protein MFQGHFDIQLIAIVTAVACALPGAFLVLRRMTLMSDAISHAILPGIVLAFFLTESLSSPLLILAAAGMGVLTVFLVELLQRTKLVKEDAAIGLTFPALFSVGVILISRFAGNVHLDMDAVLLGELAYAPLNELKAFGYDLGPVSLYVMGAILVLNLVFILLFYKELKLATFDASLAATLGFAPALIHYGLMTLVSITTVGAFDAVGSILVVALIAGPPATAYLMTDRLSRMLILSAIIGSVNAVSGYWLASLFDVSIAGAIATTTLLIFGLVFVLIPNRGIIAIARRQARQKWEFAQTMLAIHLFNHEGLPEAETESAIA